Proteins encoded within one genomic window of bacterium:
- the uvrB gene encoding excinuclease ABC subunit UvrB gives MDKNEKNSRSSKSVKNSEVFHLSTEYTPAGDQPEAISKLLTGLNKGLRYQTLFGVTGSGKTYTMANVIAKVGKPTLVIAHNKTLAAQLAQEYREFFPNNAVHYFVSYYDYYQPEAYISSSDTFIEKEAQINEEIERLRHASTQALLTRKDVIIVASVSCIYGLGSPKEYEKVNFKIEQGMKADRSEFVRRLVGMYFERTNADLNPGTFRAVGNFIEVMPVSERVVYRVKIEKDLGQLEGGLAGSMAGGEIVSEIIIIDAITRNIIEETKSLFLFPAKHFVTPENERARAVADIKAELDKRLKELDKEDKIIEAERLRRRTTYDLALIKEVGYCNGIENYSRHFSGMAIGEAPDTLLSYFPHNEDGSPDFLTVIDESHVAVSQLNGMYAGDASRKKNLIDYGFRLPSAADNRPLKFSEFEERVGQVIFTTATPGKFELEHSDQIVQQIIRPTGLIDPVLIVKPVTEILKVKGAKGPDGKKIDGNTGQIFDFIEEAKKVIKKDQRAIATTLTKKMAEDLTEYLKEQGIKTNYIHSDILTLERIQILTDFRRGVFDVLVGVNLLREGLDLPEVSLIGILNADREGFLRSESALIQTIGRAARNVDGKVILYADQITGSMDRAMKETERRREIQLAYNKEHGITPKTIIKRINDITDHIKSEHQKTVGNLLLLDELEFAKNPDKLIKSKEKQMEEAVKELDFETAAILRDEIKELSERVMKKQKKEDKEKRDVNKGSRARKQMLQ, from the coding sequence ATGGATAAAAATGAGAAAAATTCAAGATCTTCAAAAAGCGTTAAAAACTCGGAGGTTTTTCATCTATCTACAGAATACACTCCAGCCGGTGACCAACCAGAGGCGATTTCTAAATTACTGACTGGGCTTAATAAAGGCTTAAGATATCAAACTCTATTTGGTGTTACTGGATCAGGAAAAACCTATACGATGGCAAATGTTATTGCAAAGGTGGGGAAGCCTACGCTTGTAATCGCGCATAATAAAACTCTAGCAGCTCAGCTTGCTCAAGAATATAGGGAGTTTTTTCCAAATAATGCGGTTCACTATTTTGTATCATATTACGATTATTATCAGCCTGAAGCCTACATTTCATCATCGGATACCTTTATAGAAAAGGAGGCACAGATCAATGAAGAAATTGAGCGTCTTCGTCACGCTTCAACTCAGGCATTATTAACTCGCAAAGATGTAATTATTGTTGCTTCTGTTTCTTGTATTTATGGCTTGGGTTCACCAAAAGAATATGAGAAAGTAAATTTCAAAATTGAGCAGGGAATGAAGGCCGATAGATCTGAGTTTGTAAGACGTCTTGTTGGAATGTATTTTGAAAGAACAAATGCAGATTTAAACCCAGGAACTTTTAGAGCTGTTGGGAATTTTATTGAAGTAATGCCTGTTAGTGAGAGAGTTGTTTATAGAGTGAAGATTGAAAAAGATTTGGGACAATTGGAAGGAGGCTTGGCTGGAAGTATGGCAGGAGGAGAAATAGTTTCTGAAATTATTATCATCGATGCTATCACAAGAAATATAATAGAAGAGACAAAGAGTTTGTTTTTGTTTCCTGCGAAGCACTTCGTCACACCAGAGAATGAAAGAGCTCGTGCTGTTGCTGATATTAAAGCAGAACTTGATAAGCGCCTGAAGGAACTTGATAAGGAAGATAAAATTATTGAAGCGGAAAGACTTAGACGTAGAACTACTTATGACCTGGCTCTTATAAAAGAAGTTGGATATTGTAATGGAATTGAAAACTACTCTAGGCACTTTTCTGGAATGGCCATCGGGGAAGCACCAGATACTTTGCTTTCATATTTTCCACACAATGAGGATGGATCACCTGATTTTCTAACGGTTATTGATGAGTCTCACGTTGCCGTATCACAGCTAAATGGAATGTATGCCGGGGATGCATCTCGTAAAAAGAATTTGATTGATTACGGATTTAGGCTTCCAAGTGCTGCTGATAACAGACCGTTGAAGTTTTCTGAATTTGAAGAGAGAGTTGGTCAGGTTATTTTTACAACAGCAACGCCAGGTAAATTTGAACTTGAACATAGTGATCAAATTGTTCAACAAATCATTAGACCAACCGGACTAATTGACCCCGTGCTTATTGTTAAACCCGTTACAGAGATTTTAAAAGTTAAGGGTGCAAAAGGACCAGATGGAAAAAAGATCGATGGAAACACAGGGCAGATTTTTGACTTTATTGAGGAAGCAAAAAAAGTTATCAAGAAAGACCAGCGTGCTATTGCGACAACTCTGACTAAAAAAATGGCAGAGGACTTAACAGAGTATTTGAAAGAACAGGGAATTAAAACTAATTATATTCACAGCGATATTCTAACATTGGAGCGAATTCAAATTTTGACCGATTTTAGACGTGGTGTCTTTGACGTTCTTGTTGGAGTTAACCTATTACGTGAGGGTCTAGACTTGCCTGAAGTTTCTTTGATTGGAATTTTAAATGCTGATAGAGAGGGATTCCTTCGTTCAGAATCTGCGTTGATTCAAACTATCGGGCGTGCTGCAAGAAATGTTGATGGTAAGGTGATTTTGTATGCTGATCAAATAACAGGGTCAATGGATAGGGCAATGAAAGAAACTGAGAGAAGAAGAGAGATTCAACTTGCATATAATAAAGAACATGGAATTACTCCAAAAACTATTATAAAAAGAATTAATGATATTACTGATCATATAAAAAGCGAGCATCAAAAGACAGTTGGAAATCTTTTGCTTTTGGATGAATTGGAGTTTGCGAAGAATCCAGATAAATTGATTAAGTCTAAGGAAAAGCAAATGGAGGAGGCTGTTAAAGAATTGGATTTTGAAACGGCAGCAATACTCCGTGATGAGATAAAAGAATTATCTGAGCGTGTGATGAAGAAGCAGAAGAAGGAAGACAAAGAAAAGCGAGATGTGAACAAAGGATCACGCGCAAGAAAACAAATGTTGCAATAG
- a CDS encoding type II toxin-antitoxin system HicA family toxin, which yields MSKNYVNWTFKDAESFLKENGFKLNYTNASHFYYIGNYEGILRNVCIPFHGSKAIKPRTLKGIILQSGIDKKKWFNF from the coding sequence ATGTCAAAAAACTACGTCAATTGGACATTTAAAGATGCTGAATCTTTTCTAAAAGAGAATGGATTCAAACTGAATTATACAAATGCAAGTCATTTTTATTATATTGGAAACTATGAGGGTATATTGAGAAATGTGTGCATTCCATTCCATGGAAGTAAGGCTATAAAACCAAGAACTTTAAAGGGAATTATTCTTCAATCGGGAATAGATAAGAAAAAATGGTTTAATTTTTAA
- the tgt gene encoding tRNA guanosine(34) transglycosylase Tgt codes for MNKNFSFKIEKELEQGTMARAGVIHTPHGDIKTPAFVTVGTKATVKAIPPEMLKDLGAQVALANTYHLYLQPGEATIKNHGGIHKFMNWHGPTMTDSGGFQVFSLGSAFGKGITKLIKGRNANKNFGSDYEDEIPLPERTELSKLDTEDHVMKSAKIDAQGVMFRSIIDGSSHYFTPEKSIQIQNDIGADIIFAFDECTSPHEPIHYQAEALDRTHRWAKQCLAYHIKSGYAEGQALFAVVQGGRHESLRRESAKALSEMNIDGEHFDGYGIGGSFDKEDMSTAVAWVNSELPKDKPRHLLGIGEPEDLFNAVENGCDLFDCVMPTRNGRNGSIITSSGKINILNTEYREDLRPIEEGCDCYTCKNYTRSYVAHLFRAKEMLAGTLASVHNLYFLIHLVDRMRQSILDGNFKEMKEDFLKGYNSK; via the coding sequence ATGAATAAAAACTTCTCATTTAAAATTGAAAAAGAATTGGAGCAAGGCACGATGGCTCGTGCTGGTGTTATTCATACGCCCCATGGAGATATCAAAACTCCTGCATTTGTTACTGTTGGAACAAAAGCAACAGTTAAGGCTATTCCACCAGAGATGCTAAAAGATTTGGGTGCACAAGTTGCTCTTGCAAATACATATCACTTATATTTACAGCCAGGCGAGGCTACAATAAAGAATCATGGGGGAATTCATAAGTTTATGAATTGGCATGGTCCTACAATGACAGACTCCGGAGGCTTTCAAGTTTTCTCATTAGGTAGTGCATTTGGTAAGGGTATAACAAAATTAATAAAAGGCAGAAATGCTAATAAAAATTTTGGATCAGATTATGAAGATGAAATTCCGCTTCCTGAAAGAACAGAGTTGTCTAAATTAGATACTGAGGATCATGTTATGAAATCGGCAAAAATTGATGCACAGGGTGTAATGTTCAGATCGATAATAGATGGAAGCTCACATTATTTTACTCCTGAAAAATCTATTCAAATTCAAAATGATATTGGGGCTGACATAATTTTTGCTTTCGATGAATGTACATCTCCACATGAACCTATTCACTATCAAGCAGAGGCGTTAGACAGAACCCATAGATGGGCAAAGCAATGTCTGGCCTATCATATAAAAAGTGGTTATGCAGAGGGCCAGGCTCTTTTTGCGGTGGTTCAGGGCGGAAGACACGAAAGTTTGCGTAGAGAGAGTGCTAAAGCATTAAGTGAAATGAATATTGACGGTGAGCATTTTGATGGATATGGGATTGGGGGGTCATTTGATAAAGAAGATATGTCTACAGCAGTCGCATGGGTTAATAGTGAATTACCAAAAGATAAACCAAGACACTTGCTTGGAATTGGTGAACCGGAGGATTTATTTAATGCGGTAGAAAATGGTTGCGATTTATTTGATTGTGTTATGCCAACAAGAAACGGTAGAAATGGATCAATCATTACCTCATCCGGTAAAATAAATATTTTAAATACAGAATACAGGGAAGACTTGCGTCCAATAGAAGAAGGTTGTGATTGTTATACTTGTAAAAATTATACAAGAAGTTATGTAGCCCATTTGTTTCGTGCAAAAGAAATGCTTGCTGGAACATTAGCTAGTGTTCATAATTTATATTTTTTAATACACTTGGTAGACAGAATGCGTCAGTCAATTTTAGATGGAAACTTTAAGGAGATGAAGGAGGATTTTTTGAAGGGGTACAATTCTAAGTAA
- a CDS encoding ZIP family metal transporter has product MSIILISLCACIFTVLGGLFALRFKDKLHLIIGFSAGAILGVAFFDLIPEAIILSGDVFGVARVISVVALGYLVYLLADRFVISHNHKTGEYCECEEEIELDDDVLEEYNNQDCCCGHDHDVSDSHDDHLDEEENEGEHDNNRSAHEKRKGMLGALSLSVHSFIDGISIGIAFQVSQAVGIIVTIAVLIHDFSDGLNTVNMILKNNGKRKEALKWLAIDAIAPVLGVLSTLFFTIPKSTLGLILAMFAGFFIYIASSNMIPESHHEHSTKWTTVMTVLGMVVLYTAINLAGM; this is encoded by the coding sequence ATGTCTATTATATTAATAAGTCTTTGTGCGTGTATATTTACTGTCCTTGGCGGCCTTTTTGCTTTAAGGTTCAAGGATAAGCTCCATTTAATTATCGGCTTTAGTGCTGGTGCAATTTTAGGTGTAGCTTTTTTCGATTTAATACCTGAAGCTATTATTCTTTCTGGGGATGTATTTGGTGTTGCTCGCGTTATATCAGTGGTAGCACTTGGTTATCTTGTCTACTTGCTGGCCGATAGATTTGTTATTTCTCATAATCATAAAACTGGCGAGTATTGTGAATGTGAAGAGGAAATTGAATTGGATGATGATGTATTGGAGGAATATAATAATCAGGATTGTTGTTGTGGTCATGATCATGATGTTAGCGATAGTCATGATGACCACCTCGATGAGGAGGAAAATGAAGGTGAACATGACAATAATCGATCAGCTCATGAAAAAAGAAAGGGTATGCTTGGTGCATTAAGCCTCTCCGTTCATAGTTTTATAGATGGTATTTCTATTGGTATTGCTTTTCAGGTTTCTCAAGCTGTTGGAATCATTGTTACTATTGCAGTTTTGATTCATGATTTTTCTGATGGGTTAAATACTGTAAACATGATTCTTAAAAATAATGGCAAAAGAAAAGAGGCATTGAAATGGCTTGCGATTGATGCTATCGCTCCTGTGCTTGGAGTTTTATCTACATTATTTTTTACAATACCAAAGAGTACACTCGGATTAATTTTAGCGATGTTTGCCGGCTTCTTTATTTACATTGCATCAAGTAATATGATTCCTGAGAGTCATCATGAACACTCAACTAAGTGGACTACTGTAATGACAGTTCTTGGTATGGTGGTTTTGTACACGGCAATAAATTTGGCGGGCATGTAA
- a CDS encoding serine hydrolase, giving the protein MNDELNQQKKYQGNYDNDYKDSIKAISDIADNNLLKYSPVEDPKYMNLGAPRERDEQDVTHHKNNMDALCKNCSVADLATLGFTAKKNDEYVFAKKKTGPIAGFFAKYFNLYFHGPHFKLTKTSGLNSHGTFAKIKWGAVIVILAVSVSSFLTQSVLYLKDFFVGNSAIAVNINNSNNVAGMSAATKSGEARGSDDGTDVNGSSTSQKIGNASAYRLNDVAHFPSLSAKSFLVADLVTGETIKESQDVGVYPLASVSKLMTGVITYQQMDPKSMATVSRSSYNTFGTEGELLLGESIRVSDLMYPLLMESSNDGAEVLADSFGHDKFMSEMNKKAISLGMADTYYNDPSGLDPKNVSTVDDQFKLAKYIYENTPVIFDLTRVRQFEILNHRWYSKNAMLKMDSFLGGKNGFIDESKQTTTCLFDVQMAKGGKRKVAIILLRTSDREGDVVKILNFLKKNGYYNIAPEPIAK; this is encoded by the coding sequence ATGAACGATGAATTAAATCAGCAGAAAAAATATCAGGGTAATTATGATAATGATTATAAAGATAGTATAAAAGCTATCTCGGATATTGCTGATAATAATTTGTTAAAATATTCACCAGTAGAGGATCCTAAATACATGAATCTTGGGGCGCCAAGGGAGAGAGATGAGCAAGACGTTACACACCATAAAAATAATATGGATGCACTATGCAAGAATTGTTCTGTTGCAGATCTGGCAACTCTAGGTTTTACTGCTAAGAAAAATGATGAATATGTGTTTGCTAAGAAAAAAACAGGACCCATTGCTGGTTTTTTTGCAAAATATTTTAATTTGTATTTCCATGGTCCACATTTTAAATTAACAAAAACAAGCGGTTTAAATTCTCATGGAACCTTCGCTAAAATAAAATGGGGAGCGGTGATTGTTATTCTTGCTGTCTCTGTGTCATCATTTCTGACTCAATCAGTTTTATACCTTAAGGATTTTTTTGTAGGCAACAGCGCTATTGCTGTAAACATTAATAATTCAAATAATGTTGCTGGTATGAGTGCAGCTACAAAGTCAGGGGAAGCGAGAGGTTCAGATGATGGAACTGATGTAAACGGAAGTTCAACCAGTCAAAAAATTGGAAACGCTAGCGCTTATAGACTAAATGACGTAGCACATTTTCCGTCTCTTTCAGCAAAATCTTTTTTAGTGGCAGACCTCGTTACCGGTGAGACTATAAAAGAAAGCCAAGATGTCGGTGTCTATCCTTTGGCCTCAGTTTCAAAATTGATGACTGGTGTTATTACGTATCAACAAATGGATCCAAAGTCTATGGCTACAGTATCTAGGAGTTCATATAATACATTTGGCACAGAAGGGGAGTTACTTTTAGGTGAGTCAATTAGAGTTAGCGATTTAATGTATCCGCTTCTAATGGAGTCAAGCAATGACGGAGCCGAGGTATTAGCTGATTCATTTGGTCATGATAAGTTCATGTCAGAAATGAATAAGAAGGCCATTTCTTTAGGTATGGCTGATACTTATTATAATGATCCAAGTGGTCTTGATCCAAAAAACGTCTCAACCGTTGATGATCAGTTTAAGCTAGCAAAATACATTTATGAAAATACTCCAGTTATATTTGATTTAACAAGAGTTAGGCAATTTGAAATTTTAAATCACAGATGGTATAGCAAGAATGCTATGCTTAAGATGGATTCATTTCTAGGGGGAAAGAATGGTTTTATCGATGAATCAAAACAAACTACAACCTGTCTATTTGATGTTCAAATGGCTAAAGGTGGAAAGAGAAAGGTTGCAATAATACTATTGAGAACAAGTGATAGGGAAGGTGACGTCGTAAAGATTCTGAATTTCCTAAAAAAGAATGGATACTACAATATTGCACCAGAACCTATTGCAAAGTAA
- the serS gene encoding serine--tRNA ligase, which translates to MLDIKFIRENKDLIDAGAKKKHINFDVNKLLEVDDARRALLTAIENKKSEQNKVGEQITNPVIDQVERDRLIAEMRDLKELIKIEEERFTVIMKDWQQMMVAVPNIPDMSVPEGVDDSENQEIRTWGEIPKFDFEPKNHIDLLLQNDMADFERGTKVAGFRGYFLKNGGARLEFAVWQAAMEFFTKRGFDPMIVPSLVRRETLLGTGYIPQGEDDLYKTQDTDYLAGTGEVATMSYYSDEIIDLKELPKKMLAFSPCFRREAGSHGKQTKGLYRVHEFFKLEQVILCEASHEKSVSFHEELTKNSEEFLQALGLPHHVVINCGGDIGLGQVKKYDIEAWMPSENKYGETHSSSYFHDFQTRRLNIRYRDEEGKLRFAHSLNNTAIATPRVLISIIENNQQADGSILVPDLLKPYMGGITIIQKEDNAKSL; encoded by the coding sequence ATGTTAGATATTAAATTCATACGGGAAAATAAGGATCTTATAGACGCAGGTGCTAAAAAGAAGCATATAAACTTTGATGTTAATAAATTACTAGAAGTAGATGACGCAAGAAGAGCCTTGCTAACTGCAATAGAGAACAAGAAATCTGAGCAAAATAAGGTGGGGGAGCAAATTACAAACCCAGTTATTGATCAGGTTGAAAGAGACCGTCTAATTGCAGAAATGCGTGATTTAAAGGAGTTAATTAAAATAGAGGAAGAAAGATTTACAGTAATTATGAAGGATTGGCAACAAATGATGGTTGCTGTTCCTAACATCCCAGACATGTCAGTTCCAGAAGGTGTTGATGATTCTGAAAATCAAGAAATACGCACATGGGGCGAGATTCCTAAATTTGATTTTGAACCAAAGAATCATATTGACCTGTTGCTTCAAAATGATATGGCTGATTTTGAAAGGGGAACAAAGGTTGCCGGCTTCCGTGGTTACTTCCTTAAAAATGGAGGAGCTCGTTTGGAGTTTGCAGTCTGGCAAGCAGCAATGGAGTTTTTCACAAAGCGTGGATTTGATCCAATGATTGTCCCATCACTTGTTAGAAGGGAAACTCTACTTGGCACAGGATATATTCCTCAAGGAGAAGATGATCTTTATAAAACTCAAGATACGGATTACTTGGCAGGAACTGGAGAAGTTGCAACTATGTCATATTATTCCGATGAAATAATTGACCTCAAAGAACTTCCAAAAAAGATGCTAGCTTTTTCTCCATGTTTCAGAAGGGAAGCAGGAAGTCATGGTAAGCAAACAAAAGGGTTGTATAGAGTTCATGAATTTTTCAAATTAGAACAAGTCATTTTGTGTGAAGCATCACATGAGAAATCAGTTTCTTTTCATGAGGAATTAACAAAGAACTCAGAAGAATTCTTGCAAGCTCTTGGATTACCTCATCATGTTGTAATTAACTGTGGAGGGGACATTGGTCTTGGACAAGTTAAAAAGTATGACATAGAAGCTTGGATGCCGTCAGAAAATAAGTACGGTGAGACTCATTCTTCTTCATATTTTCACGATTTTCAAACAAGACGCCTTAACATTAGATATAGAGACGAGGAAGGAAAGTTAAGATTTGCACACTCATTAAATAACACAGCTATAGCAACACCTCGCGTACTGATTTCAATTATTGAGAATAATCAGCAAGCAGATGGTTCAATTTTAGTTCCAGATCTACTTAAGCCTTATATGGGTGGTATAACTATTATTCAGAAGGAAGATAATGCAAAAAGCCTCTAG
- a CDS encoding DNA-protecting protein DprA has product MQTKQLKAALYPRLLRQISDPPRTLYYIYKPDEDMEGVDSDKASKEGSLLWRIANDETLKIICIVGSRSYTEYGQLVCEKLIEGLSLYKDKIAIVSGLAIGIDSIVHRLCLRYEVPCIVIPGSGLNADVLYPRTNVRLAEQIYESGGVFLSEFEPDAKANVWTFPLRNRIMAGLSDMTVVIEGKKDSGTMITARMASEYNREVLVVPGSIFSIHSEGPRELIKQGAIPISSAVDITDALGITEYTIKEVAQSLFDSCSGEEKEILDLLDSPITPDEICRQTGFNISKVLVTVSMLQMRGLVEERYGKVYSKLSLRG; this is encoded by the coding sequence ATGCAAACAAAACAATTAAAAGCAGCGCTTTATCCAAGATTATTAAGACAGATTAGTGACCCACCTCGTACCTTATACTATATATATAAGCCAGATGAAGACATGGAGGGCGTAGACTCAGACAAAGCCAGCAAAGAAGGCTCGCTATTGTGGCGCATCGCTAATGATGAGACCCTTAAAATTATATGTATCGTAGGCTCCCGCTCGTATACTGAATATGGACAACTAGTATGCGAGAAGCTAATAGAGGGTCTTTCACTATATAAGGACAAGATTGCCATAGTGTCAGGTCTTGCAATAGGAATAGACAGTATTGTTCATAGGTTATGCTTAAGATATGAAGTGCCATGTATTGTAATTCCTGGATCAGGACTGAATGCGGATGTTTTATACCCTAGGACAAATGTCAGGCTAGCTGAACAAATATATGAATCAGGCGGAGTATTTCTTTCTGAATTTGAGCCGGACGCAAAAGCCAATGTTTGGACATTCCCATTAAGGAATAGAATAATGGCAGGTTTGTCAGATATGACTGTTGTAATTGAAGGCAAAAAAGATTCTGGAACAATGATAACAGCTCGTATGGCTTCAGAATATAATAGAGAAGTTTTAGTTGTACCTGGATCAATTTTCAGTATTCATTCAGAAGGCCCCCGCGAATTAATTAAACAAGGGGCCATTCCAATATCGTCAGCAGTGGACATTACTGACGCGTTAGGAATTACAGAATATACAATCAAAGAAGTTGCACAATCTCTATTTGATTCATGCTCTGGAGAGGAGAAAGAAATTTTAGATTTATTAGATTCCCCAATTACACCAGATGAAATTTGCAGACAAACCGGATTTAATATTTCCAAGGTACTTGTCACTGTCTCAATGCTTCAGATGCGTGGATTGGTTGAGGAGAGATATGGGAAGGTTTATTCCAAACTGAGTTTAAGAGGTTGA
- the topA gene encoding type I DNA topoisomerase encodes MSKQLLIVESPSKAKIISKYLGGEYDVVASVGHIRELPKSNKSAIDIPGGFIPHYEISAGKEKVVADIRARAKKASAVLLATDPDREGESIAWHLKEALGLKNPKRVVYYEITKEAIKEAIEHPREIDDNLRKAQEARRVLDRLVGYDLSGVIWKKVRYGLSAGRVQSPALRILVQREREIRAFIPVAYYPISADFKNKDGALLQMSCTEEINNKVRAEEITALGEKTIWKVKDIEETELKRTSRPPFTTSTLQQAASSRLGFTPSRTMGIAQKLYEGGHITYMRTDSTNLSALAIAEAQIVIKKEFGDKYAESKTFKSTSKNAQEAHEAVRPTHLSVANAGGNEEEKKLYTLIRARTLASQMADARIARTKIIACANGDEETNSKLPNFTVTGSRVIFDGWLLADPAAVGEDVILPKTEKDEPLKLEKMVWVEKFTEPPSRYSEAGLVKELDKKGIGRPSTYASIIKTLETRQYIEKINKSLKPTDTGEVVISFLEEHFMKYVDYDFTADMENELDEIAAGKAKYIPTIKKFYDPLVSAIAEKIDIEKVTNLGDADPSLVCPKCGASMIIKLARTGKFLSCSKYPECDGALTMEGVSIKTDEPIGVDPETSLPIFTKIGRFGPYVQLGEKTPENKKPRMASIPKEVNPAEVTVEQALVYLSLPRVLGKHPESGKNITASIGRFGPYIVHDGDFRSLKTDDVYKITLERALEILSLPKVVGRRGNFKKKEVEEVPKAE; translated from the coding sequence ATGTCCAAACAACTTCTTATCGTTGAGTCTCCATCGAAAGCAAAAATCATTTCCAAATATCTTGGAGGTGAATATGATGTAGTTGCTTCAGTTGGTCATATTAGAGAACTACCAAAGAGTAATAAGTCAGCAATTGATATACCCGGAGGATTCATTCCTCACTATGAAATTTCTGCTGGAAAAGAAAAGGTTGTCGCAGATATTAGAGCTCGAGCAAAAAAAGCATCAGCAGTGCTTCTGGCTACTGACCCCGACCGTGAAGGTGAATCCATTGCTTGGCACTTAAAAGAAGCGCTTGGTCTTAAAAATCCAAAGCGTGTTGTTTATTATGAAATTACGAAAGAAGCTATAAAAGAGGCCATTGAACACCCAAGAGAAATTGATGATAATCTAAGAAAAGCTCAAGAAGCACGAAGAGTATTAGATAGACTTGTTGGTTATGATCTATCTGGAGTTATATGGAAAAAAGTTAGATACGGACTTTCTGCTGGACGAGTTCAATCCCCAGCACTTAGAATTCTTGTTCAACGTGAGCGTGAAATTAGAGCTTTCATTCCTGTTGCATATTATCCAATTTCTGCTGACTTCAAAAATAAAGATGGAGCGCTTTTGCAAATGTCATGTACAGAGGAAATTAATAACAAAGTAAGAGCAGAAGAAATAACAGCATTAGGTGAGAAAACTATTTGGAAAGTTAAAGATATTGAAGAAACAGAATTAAAAAGAACTTCTCGTCCCCCATTTACAACTTCAACTCTTCAGCAAGCAGCATCATCGAGACTTGGATTCACTCCTTCAAGAACTATGGGTATTGCGCAAAAATTATATGAAGGTGGACACATTACATACATGCGTACAGATAGTACAAACCTAAGTGCACTCGCTATTGCCGAAGCACAAATTGTAATTAAAAAAGAATTTGGCGATAAATACGCAGAATCGAAAACATTTAAATCAACAAGCAAGAACGCTCAAGAAGCCCATGAGGCCGTAAGACCAACACACCTATCTGTTGCAAATGCAGGTGGAAATGAGGAGGAGAAAAAACTATATACATTAATTAGAGCAAGAACTTTAGCTTCTCAAATGGCCGATGCAAGAATTGCTAGAACAAAGATAATTGCATGTGCAAATGGAGATGAAGAAACTAATTCAAAGTTACCAAACTTTACGGTAACAGGATCACGTGTAATTTTTGATGGATGGCTACTTGCAGACCCAGCTGCTGTTGGTGAAGATGTTATTCTTCCAAAGACAGAAAAAGATGAACCTCTAAAATTAGAGAAAATGGTTTGGGTTGAAAAGTTTACAGAACCACCAAGTAGATATTCTGAAGCTGGTCTTGTTAAGGAACTAGATAAAAAAGGCATTGGCCGCCCTTCAACTTATGCAAGTATTATTAAGACTCTTGAGACTAGACAATATATTGAGAAGATAAATAAATCTCTAAAGCCAACTGATACAGGTGAGGTTGTTATTTCATTCCTTGAAGAGCACTTTATGAAGTATGTTGATTACGATTTTACAGCCGATATGGAAAACGAGCTCGATGAAATTGCAGCAGGAAAAGCAAAGTATATTCCAACAATCAAAAAATTCTATGATCCATTGGTGAGCGCTATTGCGGAGAAAATCGATATTGAGAAAGTTACAAATCTTGGCGATGCTGACCCATCACTTGTTTGTCCAAAATGTGGAGCAAGCATGATTATCAAGCTTGCAAGAACTGGAAAGTTTTTAAGCTGTTCTAAATATCCTGAATGTGATGGTGCGTTAACAATGGAAGGAGTTTCTATAAAAACTGATGAGCCTATTGGGGTTGATCCAGAAACTAGTTTGCCCATCTTCACAAAGATAGGAAGATTTGGTCCTTATGTTCAACTTGGTGAAAAGACACCTGAGAACAAGAAACCAAGAATGGCATCTATTCCAAAAGAAGTTAATCCAGCAGAAGTTACTGTTGAGCAAGCTTTGGTTTATTTATCTCTTCCTCGAGTTTTAGGAAAGCACCCAGAGAGTGGTAAAAATATTACAGCAAGCATAGGAAGATTTGGACCCTACATAGTTCATGATGGTGATTTTAGATCTCTTAAAACTGACGATGTTTACAAAATAACATTAGAACGAGCTCTTGAAATCCTTTCACTACCCAAGGTGGTTGGTAGACGTGGAAATTTTAAGAAGAAGGAAGTGGAGGAAGTGCCTAAAGCGGAATAA